In Cicer arietinum cultivar CDC Frontier isolate Library 1 chromosome 1, Cicar.CDCFrontier_v2.0, whole genome shotgun sequence, one DNA window encodes the following:
- the LOC101495904 gene encoding ras-related protein RABA2a, which translates to MSRRGEEEYDYLFKVVLIGDSGVGKSNLLSRFTRNEFCLESKSTIGVEFATRTLKVESKTVKAQIWDTAGQERYRAITSAYYRGALGALLVYDVTKPITFDNVSRWLKELRDHADANIVIMLIANKTDLKHLRAVATEDAQSYAEKEGLSFIETSALQATNVEKAFQTILGEIYRIISKKSLSSNQPRDNHDDDAPSNINIKQGKTITVGGPQPSNTNNSCCTSSM; encoded by the exons ATGAGTAGGAGAGGAGAAGAAGAATACGATTATCTGTTCAAGGTAGTACTGATCGGCGATTCTGGCGTTGGTAAATCCAATCTTCTCTCCCGATTCACTCGCAATGAGTTTTGTCTCGAGTCCAAGTCCACTATCGGCGTTGAATTCGCCACCCGTACCCTCAAG GTCGAGTCAAAAACCGTTAAAGCTCAGATATGGGACACCGCCGGACAGGAACGTTACAGAGCGATCACCAGCGCCTACTATCGCGGTGCTCTTGGTGCTCTTCTTGTCTACGATGTGACCAAACCAATTACATTCGACAATGTCAGCAGATGGCTTAAGGAACTGAGAGATCACGCTGATGCTAACATTGTCATCATGTTGATTGCTAACAAAACCGATCTGAAACATCTCCGTGCGGTTGCAACTGAGGATGCTCAGAGTTATGCTGAGAAGGAAGGCCTTTCTTTCATTGAGACATCTGCTCTTCAAGCTACCAATGTGGAGAAGGCTTTCCAGACTATCCTTGGAGAGATATACCGCATTATCAGTAAGAAATCACTTTCTTCCAATCAACCTCGTGATAATCATGATGATGATGCACCTTCTAATATTAATATCAAACAAGGCAAGACCATCACCGTTGGTGGACCCCAACCCTCCAATACAAACAACTCCTGCTGTACATCTTCAATGTAA